Proteins found in one Geomonas subterranea genomic segment:
- the ppdK gene encoding pyruvate, phosphate dikinase translates to MGTQYVYFFGAGKADGNAKMKELLGGKGANLAEMTAIGLPVPAGFTITTEVCTEYYKNNQQYPAALAAEVEANLARVEGLMGKKFGDAKNPLLVSVRSGARASMPGMMDTILNLGLNDITVQGIIAQSGDERFAYDAYRRFVQMYSDVVMGMHKDELEHLLERKKEARGVHLDTDLKASDWKELVGEFKAKIRATLGVEFPEDPKQQLWGAIGAVFGSWMNQRAITYRKLNNIPAEWGTAVNVQSMVFGNMGDDCATGVAFTRDPSTGENYFYGEYLVNAQGEDVVAGIRTPQPINRAKYKPGDLPSMEEVLPECYQQLVQIRDILERHYKDMQDIEFTIEKGILYMLQCRSGKRTAKAALKIAVDMVGEGLIDEKTAVLRVAPNQLDQLLHPSLDPKADKTVIAKGLPASPGAASGEVVFTADEAESAAKLGHKVILVRVETSPEDIHGMHAAQGILTARGGMTSHAAVVARGMGKCCVAGCGDIKVDYQAGQFVARDGSVIKKGDVITLDGSTGEVMKGAVPMVAAGVGGDFATVMAWVDKFRRMKVRANADTPHDAKTAREFGAEGIGLCRTEHMFFEADRIAAVREMILSADLEGRKKALAKILPMQKGDFKGLFREMKGLPVTIRLLDPPLHEFLPQEEKDIEALSATMGVSVQTLKHKVEFLHEFNPMLGHRGCRLGVTFPEIYDMQVQAIMEAACELVKDEGFQIVPEIMIPLVAVTKELAIMRANAVAVCEDVQKRYGVKVQYLIGTMIELPRAAITADSIATEADFFSFGTNDLTQTTFGLSRDDAGKFLPFYVENGILEDDPFVTLDQSGVGALVRMGCEKGRATRPNIKLGICGEHGGDPASVIFCDSVGLDYVSCSPFRVPIARLAAAHATLNAQAAAPAKVAAAGKDGDALQQPVASA, encoded by the coding sequence ATGGGAACGCAGTACGTCTACTTTTTTGGCGCGGGCAAGGCTGACGGCAACGCCAAAATGAAGGAACTTCTGGGTGGCAAGGGGGCCAACTTGGCGGAGATGACCGCCATCGGTCTCCCGGTCCCGGCGGGTTTCACCATCACCACGGAGGTCTGCACCGAGTACTACAAGAACAACCAGCAGTACCCGGCCGCGCTGGCCGCCGAGGTCGAGGCCAACCTGGCCCGCGTCGAGGGGCTCATGGGCAAGAAGTTCGGCGACGCCAAGAACCCCCTCCTGGTCTCGGTCCGCTCCGGCGCCCGCGCCTCCATGCCGGGCATGATGGATACCATACTTAACCTGGGCCTGAACGACATCACGGTGCAGGGGATCATCGCCCAGTCCGGCGACGAGCGCTTCGCCTACGACGCCTACCGCCGTTTCGTGCAGATGTACTCCGACGTGGTCATGGGGATGCACAAGGACGAGCTGGAGCACCTTTTGGAGCGCAAGAAGGAAGCGCGCGGCGTGCACCTGGACACCGACCTGAAGGCCTCCGACTGGAAGGAACTGGTGGGAGAGTTCAAGGCGAAGATCAGGGCGACCCTGGGCGTCGAATTCCCCGAGGACCCGAAACAGCAGCTCTGGGGCGCCATCGGCGCCGTGTTCGGCTCCTGGATGAACCAGCGCGCCATCACCTACCGGAAGCTCAACAACATCCCGGCAGAGTGGGGCACCGCGGTCAACGTGCAGTCCATGGTGTTCGGCAACATGGGGGACGACTGCGCCACCGGCGTCGCCTTCACCCGCGACCCCTCCACCGGCGAGAACTACTTCTACGGCGAGTACCTGGTCAACGCCCAGGGTGAGGACGTCGTCGCCGGCATCCGCACCCCGCAGCCGATCAACCGCGCCAAGTACAAGCCGGGCGACCTCCCCTCCATGGAGGAGGTGCTCCCCGAGTGCTACCAGCAGCTGGTGCAGATCCGGGACATCCTGGAGCGCCACTACAAGGACATGCAGGACATCGAGTTCACCATCGAGAAGGGGATCCTCTACATGCTGCAGTGCAGAAGCGGCAAGAGGACCGCGAAGGCGGCCCTGAAGATCGCCGTGGACATGGTGGGCGAAGGGCTCATCGACGAGAAGACGGCCGTGCTGCGCGTCGCGCCGAACCAGCTCGACCAGCTCCTGCACCCCTCCCTTGACCCCAAGGCTGATAAGACCGTGATCGCCAAGGGGCTCCCGGCCTCCCCGGGTGCCGCCTCCGGCGAGGTGGTCTTTACCGCCGACGAGGCCGAGAGTGCCGCCAAGCTCGGCCACAAGGTGATCCTGGTGCGCGTCGAGACCTCCCCCGAGGACATCCACGGCATGCACGCCGCCCAGGGGATCCTGACCGCCCGCGGCGGCATGACCTCGCACGCGGCGGTCGTTGCCCGCGGCATGGGCAAGTGCTGCGTCGCCGGCTGCGGCGACATCAAGGTGGACTACCAGGCGGGACAGTTCGTGGCCAGGGACGGGAGCGTCATCAAGAAAGGTGACGTGATCACCCTGGACGGCTCCACCGGCGAGGTGATGAAGGGGGCGGTCCCGATGGTTGCCGCAGGCGTCGGCGGCGACTTCGCCACCGTCATGGCATGGGTGGACAAGTTCCGCCGCATGAAAGTCAGGGCGAACGCCGACACCCCGCACGACGCCAAGACCGCACGCGAGTTCGGCGCCGAGGGGATCGGCCTGTGCCGTACCGAGCACATGTTCTTCGAGGCGGACCGCATCGCCGCGGTGCGCGAGATGATCCTTTCCGCCGACCTCGAAGGGAGGAAGAAGGCGCTCGCCAAGATCCTCCCCATGCAGAAGGGGGACTTCAAGGGGCTCTTCCGCGAGATGAAGGGGCTTCCGGTCACCATTCGCCTCCTCGACCCGCCGCTGCACGAGTTCCTCCCCCAGGAGGAGAAGGACATCGAGGCGCTCTCCGCCACCATGGGAGTCTCGGTGCAGACCCTGAAGCACAAGGTCGAGTTCCTGCACGAGTTCAACCCGATGCTCGGCCACCGCGGCTGCCGCCTCGGCGTCACCTTCCCCGAGATCTACGACATGCAGGTCCAGGCCATCATGGAGGCCGCCTGCGAGCTGGTTAAGGACGAAGGGTTCCAGATCGTCCCCGAGATCATGATCCCGCTGGTGGCGGTGACCAAGGAGCTCGCCATCATGCGCGCCAACGCGGTCGCCGTCTGCGAAGACGTGCAGAAGCGCTACGGAGTCAAGGTGCAGTACCTGATCGGCACCATGATAGAACTGCCGCGCGCGGCCATCACCGCCGACAGCATCGCCACCGAGGCCGACTTCTTCTCCTTTGGCACCAATGACCTCACCCAAACCACCTTCGGCCTCTCCCGCGACGACGCCGGCAAGTTCCTCCCCTTCTACGTGGAGAACGGCATCCTCGAGGACGACCCGTTCGTCACCCTGGACCAAAGCGGCGTGGGCGCCCTGGTCAGGATGGGTTGCGAGAAGGGGCGCGCAACCCGCCCCAACATCAAGCTCGGCATCTGCGGCGAGCACGGCGGCGACCCGGCTTCGGTCATCTTCTGCGACTCGGTCGGCCTCGACTACGTTTCCTGCTCCCCGTTCCGGGTGCCCATCGCGCGTCTCGCGGCGGCACACGCCACCCTGAACGCACAGGCGGCCGCTCCGGCAAAAGTTGCCGCCGCGGGAAAGGACGGTGACGCCTTGCAGCAGCCCGTGGCCAGCGCCTGA
- the glyS gene encoding glycine--tRNA ligase subunit beta produces the protein MAKDLFLEIGCEEIPAGFVPKAMADMEALMKRELETARIEFGEIVTLGTPRRLVLAVKGMAERQPDAELTAMGPAKSAAYDADGNPTKAAQGFARGQGVEVADLKVVMTPKGEYLAAVKSEVGRDTAELLPEMLPRLIGNIPFKKSMRWADFDVRFARPIHWIVALYGGTVVPFAFGNIESGSASRGHRFMANTTFPVRDLAHYLEECERHFVIPDPEKRKAIIRQEIDRVARQAKGNVLPDEALLEQVSFLVEYPSAVHGTFSPDFLVVPREVLITSMREHQRYFSLVDDQGRLLPGFITINNTLTEDPQVVVKGNERVLRARLSDARFFFDEDHKVKLESRVESLKSVVYQAKLGTSYEKMERFRELAKGLASRHNPAVVDKAARAATLCKADLVSGMVGEFPEVQGIMGREYALHDGEDAAVANAIAEHYLPTQAGGELPASDIGAFVSLADKTDTICGCFSVGLIPTGSADPYALRRSALGIINIILDRKYREPLSGLIKASLDLLAGKATRPVEQVYQDVLDFFRGRFVNLMADRYPSDVVDAVVSVSFDDLVEAAAKIQALAEFRKREDFAALAGAFKRVGNIVKEGVDTPVATALFQEPAEGALYEAQQQAKQKVDAALAGADYLAALTEIATLKPAVDLFFDKVMVMAEDERVRGNRLALLTSIARLFGSLADFARLSA, from the coding sequence ATGGCCAAGGATCTGTTCCTCGAAATAGGTTGCGAGGAGATTCCGGCCGGCTTCGTCCCCAAGGCGATGGCCGACATGGAAGCCCTCATGAAGCGCGAGCTGGAGACGGCCCGCATCGAATTCGGTGAGATCGTGACGCTCGGCACCCCGCGCCGCCTGGTGCTGGCGGTGAAAGGGATGGCGGAGCGCCAGCCCGACGCGGAACTGACCGCCATGGGACCGGCCAAAAGCGCCGCCTACGACGCCGACGGCAACCCGACCAAGGCCGCCCAGGGCTTCGCCCGGGGGCAGGGTGTGGAGGTCGCCGACCTTAAGGTGGTCATGACCCCGAAGGGGGAGTACCTCGCCGCGGTGAAGAGTGAGGTCGGGCGCGACACCGCCGAACTCCTCCCCGAGATGCTGCCGCGCCTGATCGGCAACATCCCCTTCAAGAAGTCCATGCGCTGGGCCGACTTCGACGTCCGCTTCGCCCGCCCCATCCACTGGATCGTGGCACTCTACGGCGGCACGGTAGTTCCCTTCGCCTTCGGCAACATCGAAAGCGGGAGCGCCTCGCGCGGGCACCGCTTCATGGCCAACACCACCTTCCCGGTGCGCGACCTGGCCCACTACCTCGAGGAGTGCGAGCGCCACTTCGTGATCCCGGATCCCGAGAAGAGAAAGGCCATCATCCGCCAGGAGATCGACCGGGTGGCCCGCCAGGCCAAGGGTAACGTGCTCCCCGACGAGGCGCTCCTCGAGCAGGTCTCCTTCCTGGTCGAGTACCCCTCCGCGGTGCACGGCACCTTCTCCCCCGACTTCCTGGTGGTGCCGCGCGAGGTGCTGATCACCTCCATGCGCGAGCACCAGCGCTACTTCTCCCTGGTGGACGACCAGGGGAGGCTCCTGCCGGGCTTCATCACCATCAACAACACCCTGACCGAGGACCCGCAGGTGGTGGTGAAGGGGAACGAACGTGTCCTCCGGGCCCGCCTTTCCGACGCCCGCTTCTTCTTCGACGAGGACCACAAGGTGAAGCTCGAGTCCCGCGTGGAGAGCCTGAAGAGCGTGGTCTACCAGGCGAAGCTCGGCACCTCCTACGAGAAGATGGAGCGCTTCCGCGAACTGGCCAAGGGACTTGCCTCCCGGCACAACCCGGCAGTGGTCGACAAGGCTGCCCGGGCCGCCACCCTGTGCAAGGCGGACCTCGTCTCCGGCATGGTCGGGGAATTCCCCGAGGTGCAGGGGATCATGGGGCGCGAGTATGCGCTGCACGACGGCGAGGACGCGGCGGTTGCCAACGCCATCGCCGAGCACTACCTCCCGACCCAGGCAGGCGGCGAACTCCCCGCCTCCGACATCGGCGCCTTCGTGTCGCTGGCGGACAAGACCGACACCATCTGCGGCTGCTTCAGCGTGGGGCTCATCCCCACCGGTTCGGCCGACCCCTACGCCCTGCGCCGCTCGGCCCTGGGGATCATCAACATCATCCTGGACCGGAAGTACCGCGAGCCCCTTTCCGGGCTGATCAAGGCATCCCTCGACCTCTTGGCCGGGAAGGCGACCCGTCCGGTGGAGCAGGTCTACCAGGACGTGCTCGACTTCTTCCGCGGCCGTTTCGTGAACCTGATGGCGGACCGCTACCCCTCCGACGTGGTGGACGCGGTGGTCTCGGTCTCCTTCGACGACCTGGTCGAGGCGGCCGCCAAGATCCAGGCGCTGGCAGAATTCAGGAAGCGCGAGGACTTCGCAGCGCTGGCAGGCGCGTTCAAGCGCGTCGGCAACATCGTGAAGGAAGGGGTGGACACCCCGGTCGCGACCGCGCTCTTCCAGGAGCCGGCCGAAGGGGCGCTCTACGAGGCGCAGCAGCAGGCGAAGCAGAAGGTCGACGCCGCGCTCGCAGGCGCCGACTACCTCGCCGCCCTGACCGAGATCGCCACCCTGAAGCCCGCCGTCGACCTCTTCTTCGACAAGGTCATGGTCATGGCGGAGGACGAGCGGGTGCGCGGCAACCGCCTGGCGCTTTTGACTTCGATCGCACGGCTCTTCGGAAGCCTGGCGGACTTCGCGAGGTTGTCGGCATGA
- a CDS encoding cold-shock protein — translation MANGVVKWFNDAKGFGFIEQENGADVFVHFSAIQGDGFKSLVEGDSVSFDVVQGAKGPQAANVVKN, via the coding sequence ATGGCAAACGGTGTGGTGAAATGGTTCAACGACGCGAAGGGGTTTGGCTTCATCGAGCAGGAAAACGGCGCGGATGTCTTCGTGCACTTCTCGGCCATCCAGGGGGACGGCTTCAAATCGCTGGTCGAGGGTGACTCGGTCAGCTTTGACGTGGTCCAGGGCGCCAAGGGCCCGCAGGCCGCCAACGTGGTCAAGAACTAG
- the glyQ gene encoding glycine--tRNA ligase subunit alpha, with product MTFQDLILSLQGYWAGQGCVIQQPYDTEKGAGTFNPATFLRVLGPEPWKVAYVEPSRRPTDGRYGENPNRLQHYYQFQVIMKPSPMNILDLYLDSLRAFGIDPNKHDIRFVEDDWESPTLGAWGLGWEVWLDGMEITQFTYFQQAGGIDLKPVSSEITYGCERIAMYLQGVDNVYDLEWVKGVKYGDIHHESEVEFSTYNFEEADVDMLLSLFKMYEKECVRLVEKGLVLPAYDYVMKCSHTFNLLDARGAISVTERASYIGKVRNVARLCAEGYLQMRERLGFPLLKGGR from the coding sequence TTGACATTTCAGGATCTGATCCTCTCCCTGCAGGGGTATTGGGCGGGACAGGGGTGCGTAATCCAGCAACCCTATGATACGGAAAAAGGGGCGGGAACCTTCAACCCGGCCACCTTCCTGCGCGTGCTCGGGCCCGAGCCGTGGAAAGTGGCCTACGTGGAGCCCTCCCGGCGCCCCACCGACGGGCGCTACGGTGAGAACCCGAACCGCCTGCAGCACTACTACCAGTTCCAGGTGATCATGAAGCCCTCGCCCATGAACATCCTGGACCTCTACCTCGACTCCCTGCGCGCCTTCGGCATCGACCCGAACAAGCACGACATCCGCTTCGTCGAGGACGACTGGGAATCCCCGACCCTGGGCGCCTGGGGGCTCGGCTGGGAGGTCTGGCTGGACGGCATGGAGATCACCCAGTTCACCTACTTCCAGCAGGCCGGCGGCATCGACCTGAAGCCGGTCTCCTCGGAGATCACCTACGGCTGCGAAAGGATCGCCATGTACCTGCAGGGCGTGGACAACGTCTACGACCTCGAGTGGGTCAAGGGGGTCAAGTACGGCGACATCCATCACGAGAGCGAGGTCGAGTTCTCCACCTACAACTTCGAGGAGGCCGACGTCGACATGCTGCTCAGCCTCTTCAAGATGTACGAGAAGGAGTGCGTCCGCCTGGTCGAGAAGGGGCTCGTGCTCCCCGCCTACGACTACGTCATGAAATGCTCCCACACCTTCAACCTCCTGGACGCCCGCGGCGCCATCTCGGTCACCGAACGCGCTTCCTACATCGGCAAGGTGCGTAACGTGGCGCGCCTGTGCGCCGAGGGGTACCTGCAGATGCGCGAGCGGCTCGGCTTCCCGCTCCTGAAAGGAGGTCGCTAA
- a CDS encoding transporter has protein sequence MNFSKRIIPLSLAALCTCAGLSWGADAPAVPLPFGPAISAFGPAGTGFPVGKLGVLLNYQYCETDGIRKGGSEVNENVRLTKNVGVVKFRYGITEGLDVRTATPIYDVYKKNLVTGRGEHLGWIGDTAIALHKVLMNQAKGSPFDLAVDVGLVVPTTDVSSKSVDFVGNGAWGTGGAVGLTYSTGSHRLDQEVHVYTFTEGSHDYRKPMYVRSTTAWGYAVNNNFDLGAESQFDWNDQSEKNGKNQKDSKNEWYAGPKVAFKYKPGGFAAGLAAMFPMARWYEANTPSEGFRVELKLSKTFDLL, from the coding sequence ATGAATTTCAGCAAGCGTATCATTCCGCTTTCCCTCGCGGCACTTTGCACCTGTGCCGGGCTTTCCTGGGGCGCTGACGCCCCTGCCGTCCCGCTGCCTTTCGGGCCGGCCATCTCCGCCTTCGGTCCTGCCGGTACCGGTTTCCCGGTGGGGAAGCTTGGTGTCCTGCTCAACTACCAGTATTGCGAGACCGACGGAATCCGTAAGGGGGGGAGCGAGGTAAACGAAAATGTCAGGCTGACCAAGAATGTCGGGGTGGTGAAATTCCGCTACGGCATCACCGAGGGCCTCGACGTCCGCACCGCAACCCCCATCTATGACGTCTACAAGAAGAACCTGGTGACCGGCAGGGGAGAGCACCTGGGGTGGATCGGCGATACCGCCATCGCCCTGCACAAGGTCCTCATGAACCAGGCGAAGGGGTCACCGTTCGACCTGGCGGTGGATGTCGGCCTCGTGGTGCCGACGACGGATGTCAGCAGCAAAAGCGTCGACTTCGTGGGCAACGGCGCCTGGGGCACCGGCGGCGCGGTCGGTCTCACCTACTCGACGGGCTCGCACCGCCTGGACCAGGAGGTCCATGTCTACACATTTACCGAAGGATCCCACGACTACCGCAAGCCCATGTACGTCCGGAGCACGACCGCCTGGGGGTACGCCGTGAACAACAATTTCGACCTGGGTGCGGAGTCCCAGTTCGACTGGAATGACCAGAGCGAGAAGAACGGCAAGAACCAGAAGGATTCGAAGAACGAGTGGTACGCCGGCCCGAAGGTGGCGTTCAAGTACAAGCCCGGTGGATTCGCCGCGGGCTTGGCGGCGATGTTCCCGATGGCGCGCTGGTACGAGGCCAACACCCCCTCCGAGGGGTTCAGGGTCGAGTTGAAGCTGAGCAAGACCTTCGACCTGTTGTAG
- a CDS encoding PstS family phosphate ABC transporter substrate-binding protein, translated as MASFVKAVLAVAAVLATLVSPPTASAAETLRINGTGSGLVVIKPLAEAFQKENRGIVIEMEKSLGSSAAIKAVSHHALDLAVSGRALKPAESAEGLIQQEWGKTPLAVLANRGVRSKDVTLKELAAMYAGSTPKWPGGELVRVVLRPNEDTDTKLAHSMSPEMDRGLSAAQGRKDMLLGITDNEAYDFVKKTEGAVGLMALTLALAEPNSVNVLKLDGVQPSVASVASGKYRFVKEMHLVTRKDAPAAVAKFVKFLNSKKGRSIAARYGLLVTGAK; from the coding sequence ATGGCATCTTTCGTCAAGGCAGTTTTGGCCGTCGCGGCCGTCCTCGCCACCCTCGTGTCCCCTCCGACTGCCTCCGCAGCGGAAACCCTCAGGATCAACGGCACCGGCAGCGGTTTGGTGGTGATAAAGCCGCTGGCTGAGGCGTTCCAGAAGGAAAACCGCGGCATCGTGATCGAAATGGAGAAGAGCCTCGGGAGCTCCGCCGCCATCAAGGCGGTATCCCACCACGCGCTGGACCTCGCCGTCTCGGGGCGCGCGCTCAAGCCGGCCGAGAGCGCCGAAGGGCTCATCCAGCAGGAGTGGGGCAAGACCCCGCTGGCGGTGCTCGCCAACCGCGGGGTGCGCTCGAAGGATGTGACGCTGAAGGAACTGGCGGCGATGTATGCCGGCAGCACCCCCAAGTGGCCCGGCGGCGAACTGGTCCGGGTGGTGCTGCGCCCCAACGAGGACACCGACACCAAGCTGGCCCATTCCATGTCGCCGGAGATGGACCGTGGCCTCAGCGCTGCCCAGGGTCGCAAGGACATGCTCCTCGGCATCACCGACAACGAGGCCTACGACTTCGTCAAGAAGACCGAAGGGGCGGTCGGGTTGATGGCGCTGACGCTGGCGCTCGCCGAGCCGAACTCGGTGAACGTCCTGAAGCTCGACGGGGTGCAGCCGAGCGTCGCCAGCGTCGCATCGGGGAAGTACCGCTTCGTCAAGGAGATGCACCTGGTCACCCGGAAAGATGCCCCTGCCGCGGTCGCCAAGTTCGTCAAGTTCCTCAACTCGAAGAAGGGGCGCTCCATCGCCGCTAGATACGGCCTGCTAGTCACCGGGGCGAAATGA
- a CDS encoding TlpA disulfide reductase family protein — MKRLVRYICACLMTLMVLAVPAPGKAQDDTAPVRIGAPAPEFRLPALAGESKSLAQYRGKIVLVNFWASWCPYCRDEMPSMDRLVKAFPKGDLVVLAVNVEKKVPERFRKLPFTFDFLSDANGFVQQRYGANRLPDTFIVDRKGVLRQRVTGGIAWDSPQIVSYLKSL, encoded by the coding sequence ATGAAACGATTGGTCCGCTACATCTGCGCCTGCCTTATGACCCTGATGGTACTTGCCGTGCCGGCGCCGGGCAAAGCCCAGGATGATACCGCCCCGGTCCGGATCGGCGCGCCGGCCCCGGAGTTCAGGCTGCCCGCGCTCGCGGGCGAGAGCAAAAGTCTCGCCCAGTACCGCGGCAAGATCGTCCTCGTGAACTTCTGGGCTTCCTGGTGCCCCTACTGCCGCGACGAGATGCCCTCCATGGACCGGCTGGTCAAGGCCTTCCCCAAGGGGGACCTGGTGGTCCTCGCGGTGAACGTCGAGAAAAAGGTGCCGGAAAGGTTTCGCAAGCTCCCGTTCACCTTCGATTTTCTCAGCGACGCCAACGGGTTCGTGCAGCAGCGGTACGGGGCAAACCGCCTGCCCGACACCTTCATCGTGGACCGCAAGGGAGTCCTGCGGCAAAGGGTGACCGGCGGGATCGCGTGGGATTCCCCACAAATCGTCAGTTATCTGAAGTCGCTGTAG
- a CDS encoding YaaR family protein — MRINEKSDSRSIAKKEKGPAPKSVAGAGAPLFAGRLTAVAKASAEYQGELQRLKDEIDKAGDVLEQEPTIANFKVFRELIGTMARKVSAEAYRIEMLSGGVTGRSHEVIAVIDKEADLLYHLVMREQKDHIRIVAQIIKIKGLVVDFLL; from the coding sequence ATGCGTATCAACGAAAAATCGGACTCCCGCAGCATAGCCAAGAAGGAGAAGGGCCCGGCGCCCAAAAGCGTCGCCGGAGCCGGCGCACCGCTGTTCGCCGGCCGGCTGACCGCCGTCGCCAAGGCGAGCGCCGAGTACCAGGGAGAACTGCAGCGCCTGAAGGACGAGATCGACAAGGCGGGGGACGTCCTTGAGCAGGAACCGACCATCGCCAACTTCAAGGTGTTCCGGGAACTGATCGGCACCATGGCCCGCAAGGTCTCCGCCGAGGCCTACCGCATCGAGATGCTGAGCGGCGGGGTTACCGGGCGCAGCCACGAGGTGATCGCCGTCATCGACAAGGAGGCCGACCTCCTCTACCACCTGGTGATGCGGGAGCAGAAGGACCACATACGCATCGTGGCCCAGATCATCAAGATCAAGGGGCTGGTGGTCGACTTCCTGCTCTAG
- a CDS encoding cytochrome c biogenesis CcdA family protein, whose product MTFFGSDITFWIAFSAGFLSFFSPCVLPLIPSYITYITGLSFGQLQDAHPARKVRLTVLIHSVAFVLGFSAVFIGMGALAGVASSTFQLVMKDGLVWLQRAGGVLIFLFGVHMSGLFHFGLLLGDKRIQLHSKPSGVAGTFLVGIAFAAGWTPCIGPILGAILAMAAGTSGSAGKSMFLLGSYAAGLGIPFIVSGLLFHGFLDFFKRFRGHIRKMEFFTGLLLMVVGSLLFLGLFNTMSTALYQWLPVGA is encoded by the coding sequence ATGACCTTTTTCGGCTCGGACATCACCTTCTGGATCGCATTCTCGGCGGGCTTTCTCTCCTTCTTTTCTCCTTGCGTGCTGCCGCTGATCCCCTCCTACATCACCTACATCACGGGGCTCTCCTTCGGGCAGTTACAGGACGCCCATCCGGCGAGGAAGGTGCGCCTGACCGTCCTCATCCATTCGGTCGCCTTCGTCCTCGGATTCTCCGCGGTCTTCATCGGCATGGGGGCCCTCGCCGGGGTTGCCTCCTCCACCTTCCAGTTGGTCATGAAGGACGGACTGGTCTGGCTGCAGCGCGCGGGCGGGGTGCTGATCTTCCTCTTCGGCGTCCACATGTCCGGCCTATTCCATTTCGGGCTCCTGCTCGGGGACAAAAGAATCCAGCTGCATAGCAAACCGAGCGGAGTTGCGGGGACCTTCCTCGTCGGGATCGCCTTCGCCGCCGGCTGGACCCCTTGCATCGGCCCGATCCTCGGCGCCATCCTCGCCATGGCCGCCGGCACTTCCGGTTCCGCCGGCAAGAGCATGTTTCTCTTGGGGAGCTACGCGGCGGGACTGGGTATTCCCTTCATCGTCTCGGGCCTGCTCTTTCATGGTTTTCTCGATTTCTTCAAACGCTTCAGGGGGCATATCAGGAAGATGGAGTTCTTCACCGGTCTGCTGCTCATGGTCGTGGGGAGCCTGCTCTTCTTGGGCCTCTTCAATACCATGAGCACCGCGCTCTACCAATGGCTCCCGGTCGGCGCCTGA
- a CDS encoding rhodanese-like domain-containing protein: MKILILTVSLLILSSLAALAASQVRYAPLTPELVSSGVKIIDIRTEKEWRETGVVKGTLGLTFFREDRSYDADAFMAKLKRHVTPNERIAILCRTGNRSDKVSRYLVQHGFTSVTNLDGGVTRAKEAGIRLVPYTQDNVLFTAVR, translated from the coding sequence ATGAAAATTCTGATACTTACCGTCTCCCTCCTGATCCTCAGCAGCCTGGCTGCCCTAGCCGCCAGCCAGGTTCGCTATGCCCCGCTGACTCCGGAGCTTGTTTCGTCAGGGGTGAAAATCATCGACATCCGCACGGAAAAGGAGTGGCGGGAAACCGGCGTCGTGAAGGGCACCCTCGGCCTCACCTTTTTCCGGGAGGACAGGAGTTACGATGCCGACGCCTTTATGGCGAAGCTGAAGCGACACGTCACCCCCAACGAGAGGATCGCCATACTCTGCAGGACTGGGAATCGTTCCGACAAGGTCAGCCGGTACCTGGTGCAGCACGGCTTCACCTCCGTAACGAACCTCGACGGCGGGGTGACCAGGGCGAAAGAGGCAGGCATCAGGCTGGTGCCTTATACGCAGGACAACGTCTTATTCACCGCGGTTCGGTAA